CATATCGATCACCTCGCCTCCCGGGAAGGAAGGATCTTCCCCGGGGCCGACGACAACGGTTCGGCCACGGTCGGAATGCTGTCCTTAGCCAAAGCCTTGACGGCGGAGCGGCCGCGCCGTTCGATCGTCTTCCTGTGGAACACCTGCGAGGAGGATGGACTGGTTGGGGCCTATTATTTCGTCCAGCACTGCCCGGTCCCCGTGGACAAAATCAGCGCGAATCTGAATATGGACATGCTCTCACGCAACGATCCGGGCATGATCTATCTCATCGGCTCGAACAAGATCTCTTCCGAGCTTGACCGCAGCTTCCAGGTCCAGAACGAGCGTTCGGTCCGGCTGAGGCTCGACTATACCTTCGAGTCTCCGACCCATCCCGACCGGTTCTTCTTCCGCAGCGATCAGTACCCTTTTATCCGCTTCGGGATTCCCGGCGTCTGGGTCTTTTGCGGGACGACCCCCGACTATCATCAGGCGACGGATTCGTTCGAGCGGGCCGATTTGGCCAAGGCCGAGAAGGTCGTCAAGCTGGTCTACCTGGTGGCGCTGGATATCGGCAACAAACCGGCTTTGCTCAAGCTGGATCTCAATCCCGAGATTGCGACCCGGGGCGCCCACAACATGCGGATCAACTGGCAGCGGCCGGCCGGACCGACCGAGAAGCGCTGACCGGAATCAGATCCGAGTGCGATCCTTCCAGGCCCACCACTTGAGCAGCGCCGGCTTGGGGGCCTTGCGGGAGGCGAAATAGACGAGACTGCGGAAGACGTACAATTGGCAGCGGTCGATCCTAACTCCTTTCAGGGCGCATAGCCGCTCGTACATCTCCAGCGGGTCCCGGCCT
This Candidatus Aminicenantes bacterium DNA region includes the following protein-coding sequences:
- a CDS encoding helix-hairpin-helix domain-containing protein produces the protein MERASVLKRFRTLPNVGPKTAEDLWRLGFRSPTELKGRDPLEMYERLCALKGVRIDRCQLYVFRSLVYFASRKAPKPALLKWWAWKDRTRI